One genomic region from Paraburkholderia azotifigens encodes:
- the tatC gene encoding twin-arginine translocase subunit TatC: MSDPQNQNEGAEETFISHLVELRDRIIRAGIAVIVVFVGLVYWAPDIFRLLARPLMNNLPKDGKMIVTDVTGSFFVPMKVTMLVAFVIALPIVLYQIWAFVAPGLYQHEKKLVGPLVGSSYTLFLCGMAFAYFVVFPTIFRVMAHYNAPLGAEMTTDIDNYLSFVLTMFIAFGVTFEVPIVVVLLVRMNVLTIKKLKEIRPYVIVGAFVISAVVTPPDVFSQLILAIPLIVLYEAGIIAARLFVSKPVAPAENEGNAAG, from the coding sequence GTGAGCGACCCCCAAAATCAGAACGAAGGCGCTGAAGAGACCTTCATCTCGCATCTCGTCGAACTGCGCGACCGCATCATCCGGGCGGGTATCGCGGTGATCGTCGTGTTCGTCGGGCTCGTCTACTGGGCGCCTGATATCTTCCGGCTGCTCGCGCGTCCGCTGATGAACAATCTGCCGAAGGACGGCAAGATGATCGTCACCGATGTCACCGGCTCGTTTTTCGTGCCGATGAAGGTGACGATGCTCGTCGCCTTCGTGATTGCGCTGCCCATCGTGCTGTACCAGATCTGGGCGTTCGTCGCGCCGGGGCTGTATCAGCACGAGAAGAAGCTGGTCGGGCCGCTGGTCGGCAGCAGCTACACGCTGTTCCTGTGCGGCATGGCGTTCGCGTACTTCGTCGTGTTTCCAACCATCTTTCGCGTGATGGCGCACTACAACGCGCCGCTTGGCGCGGAAATGACGACGGATATCGACAATTACCTGAGCTTCGTGCTGACCATGTTCATCGCCTTCGGCGTGACGTTCGAAGTACCGATCGTCGTCGTGCTGCTGGTGCGCATGAACGTGCTGACGATCAAGAAGCTCAAGGAGATTCGTCCGTATGTGATCGTCGGTGCGTTCGTGATTTCGGCTGTGGTGACGCCGCCGGACGTGTTTTCGCAGCTGATTCTCGCGATCCCGCTGATCGTGCTGTACGAGGCGGGCATCATCGCGGCGCGGCTGTTCGTCAGCAAGCCCGTCGCGCCGGCTGAGAACGAAGGGAACGCGGCGGGTTAG
- a CDS encoding Nif3-like dinuclear metal center hexameric protein, whose translation MDRIELELYLNNLLEISRFKDYCPNGLQVEGRRKIEKIATGVTASLAFLEAALEWGADAVLVHHGYFWRNEAPQITGRKYHRLKALLANDLNLFAFHLPLDDHPLYGNNAQLGAKFGLIPDGRFGDNDIGWMSTLPMPITLAHFSAEVEQTLGRVPLVLGDPDRNLRRVAWCTGAAQGYFDAAIDAGADVYLTGEISEQVTHTSAESGVAFIAAGHHATERYGVQALGAHLSERFELEHLFIDIHNPV comes from the coding sequence ATGGATCGGATCGAACTCGAATTGTACTTGAACAACCTCCTTGAAATCTCGCGCTTCAAGGACTATTGCCCGAATGGCCTGCAGGTCGAAGGGCGGCGCAAGATCGAGAAAATCGCGACTGGCGTGACGGCGTCGCTGGCCTTTCTGGAGGCGGCGCTGGAGTGGGGTGCCGACGCCGTGCTCGTCCATCACGGCTACTTCTGGCGCAACGAGGCGCCGCAAATTACGGGCCGCAAATATCACCGGCTCAAGGCGCTGCTCGCGAACGACCTGAACCTGTTCGCGTTCCATCTGCCGCTCGACGATCACCCCCTCTACGGCAACAACGCGCAGCTCGGCGCGAAATTCGGTCTGATTCCCGACGGCCGCTTCGGCGACAACGACATCGGCTGGATGAGCACGCTGCCCATGCCGATCACACTCGCGCATTTCAGCGCTGAGGTCGAGCAGACGCTCGGCCGCGTGCCACTCGTGCTGGGCGACCCCGACAGGAATCTGCGGCGCGTCGCGTGGTGCACGGGCGCGGCACAAGGCTATTTCGACGCGGCCATCGATGCGGGCGCCGACGTCTACCTGACGGGCGAAATCTCGGAACAGGTCACGCATACGTCGGCGGAGAGTGGCGTCGCGTTCATCGCGGCAGGACATCACGCCACCGAGCGCTATGGCGTGCAGGCGCTGGGCGCGCATCTGTCCGAGCGGTTCGAGCTCGAACATCTGTTTATCGATATTCATAATCCAGTTTGA
- the petA gene encoding ubiquinol-cytochrome c reductase iron-sulfur subunit yields MRDKEDERVDGGRRSWLIATTVAGGIGGVATVVPFVSSFAPSEKAKAAGAPVEVDISNLKPGDMLTVAWRGKPVWIINRTDKQLADVQKADKEVADPESRNPFSMPEPDYCKNEFRSRSDHKNLFVAVAVCTHLGCTPTPRFQEGAQPNLPDDWPGGFLCPCHGSTYDMAGRVFKNKPAPQNLDIPPYMITGNTLVIGKDEKGEA; encoded by the coding sequence ATGCGAGACAAGGAAGATGAACGCGTCGATGGCGGCCGCCGTAGCTGGCTGATTGCGACGACCGTAGCAGGTGGCATCGGAGGAGTCGCCACCGTCGTACCCTTTGTTAGTTCGTTTGCACCATCCGAAAAAGCCAAAGCGGCGGGTGCCCCCGTCGAAGTCGATATCTCCAATCTGAAGCCCGGCGACATGCTCACCGTCGCCTGGCGCGGCAAGCCTGTCTGGATCATCAATCGCACCGACAAGCAGTTGGCCGACGTTCAAAAGGCCGACAAGGAAGTCGCCGATCCCGAATCCAGGAATCCCTTTTCGATGCCCGAGCCGGACTACTGCAAGAACGAGTTCCGCTCGCGCTCCGACCACAAGAACCTTTTCGTTGCCGTCGCGGTGTGCACCCATCTGGGCTGCACGCCGACTCCGCGCTTCCAGGAAGGCGCGCAGCCCAATCTGCCCGACGACTGGCCGGGCGGCTTTCTCTGTCCGTGCCATGGTTCGACTTACGACATGGCGGGCCGCGTCTTCAAGAACAAACCTGCGCCGCAAAACCTCGATATCCCGCCTTACATGATCACGGGTAACACCCTCGTGATCGGCAAGGACGAGAAAGGAGAAGCGTAA
- a CDS encoding cytochrome b, with product MATTEKEVEATGLTGWIDRRFPMTATWKAHVSEYYAPKNFNFWYFFGSLALLVLVNQIVTGIFLTMNYKPDATLAFASVEYIMREVPWGWLIRYMHSTGASMFFVVVYLHMFRGLLYGSYRKPRELVWIFGCAIFLCLMAEAFFGYLLPWGQMSYWGAQVIVNLFSAIPFIGPDLSLWIRGDYVVSDVTLNRFFAFHVIAIPLVLLLLVVAHIVALHEVGSNNPDGIEIKAKKDAKGIPLDGIPFHPYYSVHDFMGVCVFLMVFAAIIFFAPEMGGYFLESNNFVPANPLQTPPEIAPVWYFTAFYAMLRATTDPFKIVLMIVIGLLGLFALIRARGKWKLGLPVLAVLVILAMAFTESKFWGVVVMGSAVVSLFFLPWLDRSPVKSIRYRPFFHKVFYAIFVAAFLTLAFLGTKPPSPAATLIAQICALIYFAFFLGMPFWTPLGRFKQPPERVRFKPH from the coding sequence ATGGCGACGACCGAAAAAGAGGTGGAAGCGACGGGTCTGACGGGCTGGATCGATCGCCGCTTTCCGATGACGGCGACCTGGAAGGCTCACGTCTCCGAGTACTACGCGCCGAAGAACTTCAACTTCTGGTACTTCTTCGGTTCGCTGGCGTTGCTGGTGCTGGTCAACCAGATTGTCACGGGCATCTTCCTCACGATGAACTACAAGCCCGACGCAACGCTCGCGTTCGCTTCGGTCGAGTACATCATGCGCGAGGTGCCGTGGGGCTGGCTGATCCGCTACATGCACTCCACGGGCGCGTCGATGTTTTTCGTCGTCGTGTATCTGCACATGTTCCGCGGGCTGCTGTACGGCTCGTATCGCAAGCCGCGCGAGCTGGTCTGGATCTTCGGCTGCGCGATCTTTCTGTGCCTGATGGCCGAGGCGTTCTTCGGCTATCTGCTGCCGTGGGGCCAGATGTCGTACTGGGGCGCGCAGGTGATCGTGAACCTGTTCTCGGCGATTCCGTTCATCGGGCCGGACCTGTCGCTGTGGATTCGCGGCGACTACGTCGTGTCCGACGTCACGCTGAACCGCTTTTTCGCGTTTCACGTGATTGCGATTCCGCTCGTGCTGCTGCTGCTCGTGGTCGCGCACATCGTCGCGCTGCATGAAGTGGGGTCGAACAACCCGGACGGCATCGAGATCAAGGCGAAGAAGGACGCGAAGGGCATCCCGCTCGACGGCATTCCGTTCCATCCGTACTACTCGGTGCACGACTTCATGGGCGTGTGCGTATTCCTGATGGTGTTCGCGGCGATCATCTTCTTCGCGCCGGAGATGGGCGGCTACTTCCTCGAGTCGAACAACTTCGTCCCCGCCAACCCGCTGCAGACGCCGCCCGAAATCGCGCCTGTCTGGTACTTCACCGCTTTCTACGCAATGCTGCGCGCGACCACCGACCCGTTCAAGATCGTGCTGATGATCGTGATCGGCCTGCTCGGCCTGTTCGCGCTGATCCGCGCGCGCGGAAAGTGGAAGCTCGGGCTGCCCGTGCTGGCCGTTCTCGTGATCCTCGCGATGGCGTTCACCGAGTCGAAGTTCTGGGGTGTCGTGGTGATGGGCAGCGCGGTGGTGTCGCTCTTCTTTCTACCGTGGCTCGACCGGTCGCCCGTCAAGTCGATCCGCTACCGGCCGTTCTTCCACAAGGTGTTTTACGCGATCTTCGTGGCAGCCTTCCTGACGCTGGCATTCCTCGGCACGAAGCCGCCGTCGCCCGCTGCGACGCTGATCGCGCAGATCTGCGCGCTGATCTACTTCGCTTTTTTCCTCGGCATGCCGTTCTGGACGCCGCTTGGCAGGTTCAAGCAGCCGCCCGAACGAGTGCGGTTCAAACCCCACTAA
- a CDS encoding cytochrome c1 — protein sequence MKKLLSTLALLAATVLALSAAPARAEGEFPLDRAPDNAENIASLQHGAQLFVNYCLNCHSANLMRYSRLQDIGISQKEIEKNLLFTADKVGNTMTVAMRPDDAKAWFGATPPDLSVEARARNRDWLYTYLRSFYRDDTRPTGWNNMAFENVSMPHVLWQLQGQRTAKFEEDIDENTKEKVKKFVGYTQVTPGTMSPVDYDSAVADLVSYLSWMSEPTQKTRRQLGVWVLLFLGVLSFLAWRLNAAYWKDIK from the coding sequence ATGAAAAAACTGCTTTCGACGCTCGCGCTGCTCGCTGCAACCGTGCTGGCGCTGTCCGCAGCGCCTGCTCGCGCGGAAGGCGAGTTTCCGCTCGACCGTGCGCCCGACAACGCGGAGAATATCGCCTCGTTGCAGCATGGCGCCCAATTGTTTGTAAACTACTGCCTGAATTGCCACAGCGCGAACCTGATGCGCTATAGCCGATTGCAGGATATCGGCATTTCGCAGAAGGAAATTGAAAAGAACCTGCTGTTCACGGCAGATAAAGTCGGCAACACGATGACGGTCGCAATGCGCCCCGACGACGCGAAAGCGTGGTTCGGCGCGACGCCACCGGATCTGTCGGTGGAAGCGCGGGCAAGGAACCGTGACTGGCTGTACACGTATTTGCGCAGTTTCTACCGCGATGACACACGGCCGACCGGCTGGAACAATATGGCGTTCGAGAACGTGAGCATGCCTCACGTGCTGTGGCAGCTTCAGGGGCAGAGAACGGCGAAGTTCGAAGAGGATATCGACGAAAACACGAAGGAAAAGGTCAAGAAATTCGTGGGATACACGCAGGTCACGCCGGGGACGATGTCGCCGGTAGATTATGATTCTGCTGTGGCCGACCTCGTGTCGTACCTGTCATGGATGTCCGAACCGACGCAGAAAACCCGTCGTCAGCTTGGCGTCTGGGTGCTGCTGTTCCTGGGCGTTCTGAGCTTTTTAGCCTGGCGACTGAACGCCGCGTACTGGAAAGATATCAAATAG
- a CDS encoding glutathione S-transferase N-terminal domain-containing protein yields MMVLYSGTTCPFSQRCRLVLFEKGMDFEIRDVDLFNKPEDIAVMNPYGQVPILVERDLILYESNIINEYIDERFPHPQLMPADPVQRARARLFLLNFEKELFVHVGTLENEKGKAAEKNHEKARLAIRDRLTQLAPIFLKNKYMLGEEFSMLDVAIAPLLWRLDHYGIELSKNAAPLMKYAERIFSRPAYIEALTPSEKVMRR; encoded by the coding sequence ATGATGGTTCTGTATTCCGGCACTACTTGCCCGTTCTCCCAGCGCTGCCGGCTGGTGTTGTTCGAAAAGGGCATGGACTTCGAAATCCGTGACGTCGACCTGTTCAACAAACCGGAAGACATCGCCGTGATGAATCCGTATGGTCAGGTGCCGATCCTCGTCGAACGGGATCTGATCCTGTACGAATCGAACATCATCAACGAGTACATCGACGAGCGCTTCCCGCATCCGCAACTGATGCCGGCCGATCCCGTCCAGCGTGCCCGTGCGCGTCTGTTCCTGCTTAACTTCGAGAAAGAGCTGTTCGTGCACGTCGGCACGCTCGAAAACGAGAAGGGCAAGGCAGCCGAGAAGAACCACGAAAAGGCGCGCCTCGCGATCCGCGACCGCCTCACGCAGCTCGCGCCGATCTTCCTGAAGAACAAGTACATGCTCGGAGAAGAGTTCTCGATGCTCGACGTCGCGATCGCGCCGCTGCTGTGGCGTCTCGATCACTACGGCATCGAACTGTCGAAGAACGCTGCGCCGCTGATGAAGTACGCCGAGCGTATTTTCAGCCGTCCGGCCTATATCGAAGCGCTGACGCCGTCGGAAAAGGTGATGCGCCGCTGA
- a CDS encoding ClpXP protease specificity-enhancing factor, with protein sequence MQEISTKPYLLRALYEWCTDNGYTPHIAVRVDNQTRVPRQFVRDNEIVLNISFEATSQLQMGNEWIEFHARFSGKSHKIEVPVANVLAIYARENGQGMAFPVESAGGEATDSEDDEAVIDEVPAEAAPEAEKVGETDKDPTPDDDGTKGGGRAHLKVVK encoded by the coding sequence ATGCAAGAGATTTCCACGAAGCCGTACCTGCTGCGCGCGCTGTACGAATGGTGTACCGATAACGGCTATACGCCGCATATCGCGGTGCGTGTCGACAACCAGACGCGCGTGCCGCGCCAGTTCGTGCGCGACAACGAGATCGTGTTGAACATCAGCTTCGAGGCGACCAGCCAGCTGCAGATGGGCAACGAGTGGATCGAGTTTCACGCGCGTTTCTCAGGCAAATCGCACAAGATCGAGGTGCCCGTCGCCAACGTGCTCGCCATTTACGCGCGCGAGAACGGGCAAGGTATGGCGTTTCCGGTCGAGTCGGCGGGCGGCGAGGCAACGGATTCCGAGGACGACGAAGCCGTGATCGACGAGGTGCCTGCAGAAGCGGCGCCGGAGGCGGAGAAGGTCGGCGAAACCGACAAGGATCCGACGCCCGACGACGATGGCACGAAAGGTGGCGGAAGAGCCCACCTCAAAGTCGTGAAATGA
- a CDS encoding methyltransferase, which produces MTDHPILTWPEADGPRSARWRSEAAVPPAKRVVIADDRTTADAAYRLACEGTALLWRGDFQNARQLLQAMTRRLERKPRKQAANPLDAFNLHRQAQSQRARTLGMLLIPLEGDYTIPLRRAPDVQQACEEVYGPPTQEASVVSLRELLGLIGAHEWRKKGVEIPALAERIHPHYGVFSPVRGEYVDLVARTPLPSQELAFDIGVGTGVLSAVLAKRGVKRIVATDQDPRALACARENLARLGYDQQVDLIAADLFPEGRAPLVVCNPPWLPARPASPIENAVYDYESRMLLGFLNGLADHLEPGGEGWLILSDFAEHLGMRTHDWLLAAIDRAGLRIAGREDIKPRHPKASDPSDPLHAARVAEITSLWRLKAK; this is translated from the coding sequence ATGACCGACCATCCCATTCTCACCTGGCCCGAAGCCGACGGCCCGCGCTCAGCCCGCTGGCGCTCGGAAGCGGCTGTGCCGCCCGCAAAGCGCGTCGTGATCGCCGACGACCGCACGACCGCCGACGCCGCCTACCGTCTCGCCTGCGAAGGCACGGCGCTCCTGTGGCGCGGCGATTTCCAGAATGCACGCCAGCTGTTGCAGGCGATGACCCGCCGTCTCGAGCGCAAGCCGCGCAAGCAGGCGGCCAATCCGCTCGACGCCTTCAACCTGCACAGGCAAGCGCAATCGCAGCGCGCGCGCACGCTTGGCATGCTGCTGATTCCGCTAGAGGGCGATTACACGATTCCGTTGCGCCGCGCGCCGGATGTCCAGCAGGCTTGCGAAGAAGTCTACGGGCCGCCGACGCAGGAAGCGTCCGTGGTCTCGCTGCGCGAACTGCTCGGCCTGATCGGCGCGCATGAATGGCGCAAGAAGGGTGTCGAGATTCCCGCGCTGGCCGAGCGCATCCATCCGCACTATGGCGTGTTCTCGCCCGTGCGGGGCGAGTATGTGGACCTCGTCGCGCGGACGCCGTTGCCGTCGCAGGAACTGGCGTTCGATATTGGCGTCGGGACGGGCGTGCTGTCTGCGGTTCTGGCAAAGCGGGGCGTCAAACGGATCGTCGCGACAGATCAGGATCCGCGCGCGCTCGCGTGCGCCAGAGAGAACCTCGCGCGGCTCGGCTATGACCAGCAAGTCGATCTGATCGCAGCCGACCTTTTTCCCGAAGGCCGGGCGCCGCTCGTCGTCTGCAATCCACCGTGGCTGCCGGCGCGTCCCGCCTCGCCGATCGAAAACGCCGTGTACGACTACGAAAGCCGCATGCTGCTCGGGTTTCTGAACGGACTCGCCGATCACCTCGAGCCGGGCGGCGAAGGCTGGCTGATCCTGTCGGACTTCGCGGAGCATCTCGGCATGCGCACGCACGACTGGCTGCTTGCCGCGATCGACAGAGCGGGTTTGCGCATTGCGGGAAGAGAGGACATCAAGCCGCGTCATCCGAAAGCGAGCGACCCTTCCGATCCGCTGCACGCGGCCCGCGTGGCCGAAATCACGTCGCTGTGGCGGCTCAAGGCGAAGTGA
- a CDS encoding TIGR03862 family flavoprotein, protein MSNSPDQPTHHVRVAVIGGGPAGLMAAEALARGGVRVDVYDAMPSVGRKFLMAGKGGMNITHSEPISPFLGRYGERRADIAPLLDVFGPDTLRAWLDELGVATFVGSSGRVFPTDMKAAPMLRAWLHRLREAGVQFHMRHKWIGWSASSSSDAHGLRFATPDGERDVTADAVVFALGGGSWARLGSDAAWVPLMQQRDIPIAPLLPANCGFDADWTGYFRERYAGLPVKPVSIAVEDVDGTVQHRQGEFVVTSTGIEGSLVYAMSSTIRDRLLAGGEATIRLDLAPGLSAQRVIDEVTRPRGSRSMSSHLHSRIGITGVKLGLLHECLSKEDFTDAAKLAQAIKSLPLRLTRARPIDEAISSAGGIPFEALDGGLMIRQLPGVFCAGEMLDWEAPTGGYLLTACFASGLVAGRGALAYVQKN, encoded by the coding sequence ATGTCGAACTCGCCCGATCAACCCACGCATCACGTTCGCGTCGCCGTCATCGGCGGTGGCCCTGCCGGGCTGATGGCCGCCGAAGCGCTGGCTCGCGGCGGCGTGCGCGTCGATGTCTACGACGCAATGCCGTCCGTCGGACGCAAGTTTTTGATGGCAGGCAAAGGCGGCATGAATATCACGCATTCGGAGCCGATCTCGCCGTTTCTCGGCCGTTATGGCGAGCGCCGCGCCGACATTGCGCCGCTGCTCGACGTGTTCGGGCCGGATACGCTGCGCGCGTGGCTCGACGAACTGGGCGTCGCGACGTTCGTCGGCAGTTCGGGCCGCGTGTTTCCGACCGACATGAAGGCCGCGCCGATGTTGCGGGCGTGGCTGCATCGGTTGCGCGAAGCGGGCGTGCAGTTTCACATGCGGCACAAGTGGATCGGCTGGAGCGCGTCCTCGTCGTCGGATGCGCATGGCCTGCGTTTCGCGACACCCGACGGCGAGCGCGATGTGACAGCGGACGCCGTCGTGTTCGCGTTGGGCGGCGGCAGCTGGGCGCGCCTCGGCTCCGATGCCGCGTGGGTTCCGTTGATGCAGCAGCGCGACATTCCCATCGCGCCGCTCCTGCCCGCCAACTGCGGCTTCGACGCCGACTGGACCGGTTACTTCCGCGAACGCTACGCGGGCCTGCCGGTAAAGCCGGTTTCGATAGCCGTCGAAGACGTGGACGGAACGGTTCAGCATCGACAAGGCGAGTTCGTCGTGACGTCGACGGGGATCGAAGGAAGTCTCGTGTATGCGATGTCGTCGACGATCCGCGACCGTCTGCTCGCGGGCGGCGAAGCGACGATACGGCTCGATCTTGCGCCGGGCCTGAGCGCGCAACGCGTGATCGACGAAGTGACGCGACCGCGCGGTTCCCGTTCGATGTCGAGTCATCTGCATAGCCGCATCGGCATCACGGGCGTGAAGCTGGGCTTGCTGCACGAATGCCTGTCGAAGGAAGACTTCACCGACGCCGCGAAGCTCGCGCAAGCGATCAAATCCTTGCCGTTGCGGCTGACGCGCGCCCGTCCCATCGATGAAGCAATCAGCAGCGCGGGCGGAATTCCCTTTGAAGCGCTCGATGGCGGGTTGATGATCCGCCAGCTGCCGGGCGTGTTCTGCGCGGGCGAAATGCTCGACTGGGAAGCGCCGACGGGCGGTTATCTGCTGACCGCGTGCTTCGCCAGCGGCCTCGTGGCGGGGCGAGGCGCGCTGGCTTACGTTCAGAAGAACTGA
- a CDS encoding DUF1059 domain-containing protein, protein MGRKYIDCRECPSDINCTVALCADSENELLEAAVAHAIQAHKHSDSPELRSQLRSMFHDGTPPLGAPAAT, encoded by the coding sequence ATGGGCCGCAAATACATCGATTGCCGCGAATGCCCGAGCGACATCAACTGCACCGTCGCGCTGTGCGCCGACTCGGAGAACGAATTGCTCGAAGCCGCTGTCGCGCACGCGATCCAGGCGCACAAGCACAGCGATTCGCCCGAACTGCGTAGCCAATTGAGGTCGATGTTCCACGATGGCACGCCGCCGCTCGGCGCACCCGCCGCCACGTGA
- a CDS encoding class I SAM-dependent methyltransferase has product MSSKTYEVRPNQSVELLKELHILTRDGKMNQDSRRKLKQVYHLFQFIEPLLKDLKETKGELTLVDHGAGKSYLGFILYDLFFKELRDNSHIYGIETREELVSKSEELAARLGFKGMSFLNLSVAESIASDKLPPNIDIVTALHACNTATDDAIRFALERHAKYIVVVPCCQAEVAGVLRKNKGKSLGNALTEIWRHPLHTREFGSQITNVLRCLQLEAHGYQVNVTELVGWEHSMKNELIIATYKDLPRRRPAERLNEVLETLGITELRERFYAEA; this is encoded by the coding sequence ATGTCCAGCAAAACCTACGAAGTCCGTCCTAATCAATCTGTTGAACTGCTGAAGGAGCTTCATATCCTCACGCGCGACGGCAAGATGAACCAGGACAGCCGCCGCAAGCTCAAGCAGGTCTATCACCTGTTCCAGTTCATCGAGCCGCTGCTCAAAGACCTGAAAGAAACGAAAGGTGAACTGACCCTCGTCGATCACGGCGCGGGCAAGTCCTACCTCGGCTTTATCCTCTACGACCTGTTCTTCAAGGAACTGCGCGATAACTCGCATATCTACGGCATTGAGACGCGCGAGGAACTCGTGTCGAAGTCGGAGGAGCTTGCGGCGCGCCTCGGCTTCAAGGGTATGTCGTTTCTTAATCTTTCTGTAGCCGAGTCGATTGCATCGGACAAACTTCCGCCGAACATTGACATTGTCACGGCCTTGCACGCGTGCAACACGGCCACCGACGACGCAATCCGCTTCGCGCTCGAAAGGCATGCGAAGTACATCGTCGTCGTGCCGTGCTGCCAGGCGGAAGTGGCGGGCGTGCTGCGCAAGAACAAGGGCAAGTCGCTCGGCAACGCGCTGACGGAAATCTGGCGGCATCCGCTGCATACGCGCGAGTTCGGCAGCCAGATCACCAATGTGCTGCGCTGCCTCCAACTGGAAGCGCACGGCTATCAGGTCAACGTGACGGAACTGGTCGGCTGGGAACACTCGATGAAGAACGAACTCATCATCGCGACCTATAAAGACCTGCCGCGCCGGCGTCCTGCAGAGCGGCTCAATGAAGTGCTGGAAACGCTCGGCATCACGGAATTGCGCGAGCGCTTCTACGCTGAGGCTTGA
- a CDS encoding DUF1415 domain-containing protein, giving the protein MSSPSPASPPESHNAILDATRHWLTRAVIGLNLCPFAKAVHVKNQIRYAISEATDMEGVLTDLETELRTLMDADPADIDTTLLIFPRALGDFLEYNDCLFFADRMLKQMRLEGTLQIASFHPRYQFEGNEPDDIENFTNRAPYPILHLLREASIERAVDAFPDAADIYERNEATMRRLGPEGWQQWMSEPASD; this is encoded by the coding sequence ATGTCCTCGCCGTCTCCCGCTTCGCCCCCCGAATCTCACAATGCCATTCTCGACGCCACGCGCCACTGGCTGACGCGCGCCGTCATCGGGCTGAATCTGTGTCCGTTCGCGAAGGCAGTGCACGTGAAGAACCAGATTCGCTACGCGATCAGCGAGGCCACCGACATGGAAGGCGTCCTGACCGATCTGGAAACCGAGCTGCGCACGCTCATGGACGCCGATCCCGCCGACATCGACACCACGCTGCTGATCTTCCCGCGCGCGCTCGGCGATTTTCTCGAGTACAACGATTGCCTGTTCTTCGCGGACCGGATGCTCAAGCAGATGCGTCTGGAAGGCACGTTGCAGATCGCGAGCTTTCACCCGCGCTATCAGTTCGAAGGCAACGAGCCGGACGATATCGAGAACTTCACGAACCGCGCGCCCTACCCGATCCTTCATCTGCTGCGGGAAGCGAGCATCGAGCGCGCAGTCGACGCCTTCCCCGACGCCGCCGACATCTATGAGCGCAACGAAGCAACGATGCGGCGTCTCGGCCCGGAAGGCTGGCAACAGTGGATGAGCGAGCCGGCCAGCGACTGA
- a CDS encoding TetR/AcrR family transcriptional regulator: MANSDTTKSAASRRAQTAGSDAQQHLLRAAADLFYKEGVRAVGVDAVVERAGVNKMSLYRQFSSKDDLVVAYLEQSDEQFFRRFDESLAKHPGEPAKQIVQYFEDLARRASKEDYRGCPFVNVSAEFSDPSHPARVCVLNNKTKLMQRLNDLCTKAGAHDPDELANGLALLIEGVYASSQTYGPGCGPIKVAPRVAEQLVAQACGEAPVK, encoded by the coding sequence ATGGCTAATTCCGACACCACCAAATCCGCCGCGAGCCGCCGCGCACAGACGGCCGGCTCCGACGCGCAACAGCATCTTCTGCGCGCCGCCGCCGATCTGTTCTACAAGGAAGGCGTGCGCGCGGTGGGCGTCGATGCCGTCGTCGAGCGCGCAGGCGTCAACAAGATGAGCCTGTACCGGCAGTTCTCATCGAAAGACGATCTGGTGGTCGCCTATCTGGAACAGTCCGATGAGCAGTTCTTCAGGCGCTTCGACGAAAGCCTCGCCAAACATCCGGGCGAGCCAGCAAAGCAGATCGTCCAGTATTTCGAGGATCTCGCCCGGCGCGCGTCGAAGGAAGACTATCGCGGCTGCCCGTTCGTCAATGTGTCGGCGGAATTTTCGGATCCGTCGCATCCGGCGCGCGTCTGCGTGCTGAACAACAAGACGAAACTGATGCAGCGTCTGAACGACCTGTGCACAAAGGCGGGCGCGCACGATCCGGACGAGCTCGCGAACGGGCTCGCGCTGCTGATCGAAGGCGTGTATGCGTCGAGCCAGACTTACGGTCCGGGCTGCGGGCCGATCAAGGTCGCGCCGCGGGTCGCGGAACAACTTGTCGCGCAGGCGTGCGGCGAGGCGCCGGTAAAATAG